A genome region from Panicum virgatum strain AP13 chromosome 4K, P.virgatum_v5, whole genome shotgun sequence includes the following:
- the LOC120704661 gene encoding 3-ketoacyl-CoA synthase 6-like, with protein sequence MIITTAMILKVTQICQYWLLTSWSTTTPPIYQLWAFLLIITVVTIKYLIQRPSTVYLVDYACFGPSSNFHVDPASWAETHRFSFFFDDDTISFLTKVFRRSGLGNETSLPSVNNFLPQAHRLRLAREEAEMIIFAVIDDLFAKTPVMPNNIDILIANCSSSTMVPSMTDMIANRYKLRSDIHNMQLSGMGCSAGLIAVGLARNLLQTMPYGAHALVVSTELMTGNFYAGKKRSMQLTNVLFRMGGVAALLSTSRDNARFELTHIVRESTAAQDSAYHCVFQEEDDEGLLGLNLSKDLVAVAGEALRANITTTAPVLLPISEQLSFFLSFVVQKVFIKKSARTKQYVPNFGLAVEHFCIHAGGRAVIDAVQRSLNLSDEQVEPSRMTLHRFGNTSSSSLWYEMAYCEAKQQMRKGDRVWMIGFGSGYKCNSAVWKCILPARSADSAWANCIHRYPMDVAKQASVTKGALTKS encoded by the coding sequence ATGATAATCACAACTGCCATGATCCTCAAGGTCACACAGATTTGCCAATACTGGCTACTCACCAGCTGGTCCACTACCACCCCACCCATCTACCAACTTTGGGCTTTCTTACTGATCATAACCGTAGTAACCATCAAGTATCTTATCCAACGTCCAAGCACTGTATACCTTGTTGACTATGCTTGCTTTGGGCCTAGCTCGAACTTCCACGTCGACCCAGCCTCCTGGGCTGAGACTCATCGCTTCAGCTTTTTCTTTGATGATGATACCATTTCCTTCCTAACAAAGGTTTTTAGACGCTCTGGCCTTGGCAATGAGACTAGCCTCCCATCTGTAAATAATTTTCTCCCCCAGGCTCATAGATTAAGGTTAGCTCGTGAGGAGGCAGAGATGATCATCTTCGCAGTCATTGATGATCTGTTTGCCAAGACACCCGTCATGCCTAACAATATCGACATACTGATTGCCaattgcagcagcagcacaatGGTACCATCCATGACCGACATGATCGCAAACAGATACAAGCTTCGTAGTGATATCCACAATATGCAGCTATCTGGGATGGGGTGCAGTGCAGGATTGATCGCAGTTGGTCTAGCAAGAAACCTCTTGCAGACCATGCCCTACGGTGCACATGCGCTGGTGGTATCCACGGAGCTCATGACTGGCAACTTCTATGCAGGGAAGAAGCGATCGATGCAGCTGACCAACGTGTTGTTCCGGATGGGAGGCGTTGCCGCGCTACTCTCGACCTCAAGGGACAATGCTCGATTTGAGCTTACGCACATTGTGAGAGAATCCACAGCTGCCCAGGATAGTGCATACCATTGTGTTTTccaggaggaagacgacgaggGTCTCCTAGGACTTAACTTGTCGAAGGACCTTGTGGCAGTCGCCGGCGAGGCACTCAGAGCCAACATCACCACAACTGCGCCAGTTTTGCTCCCAATCTCTGAGCAGCTCTCATTTTTTCTCTCCTTCGTTGTGCAAAAGGTGTTCATCAAGAAAAGTGCAAGAACAAAGCAGTATGTTCCTAATTTCGGCTTGGCAGTTGAGCATTTCTGCATACATGCCGGTGGGAGAGCCGTGATCGATGCAGTCCAACGCAGCCTCAATCTGTCCGACGAGCAGGTTGAGCCATCGAGGATGACACTGCATCGATTTGGAAACACATCGAGCAGCTCGCTGTGGTATGAGATGGCGTATTGTGAGGCCAAGCAGCAGATGCGGAAGGGGGATCGAGTTTGGATGATTGGGTTTGGTTCTGGATACAAGTGCAACAGCGCTGTGTGGAAGTGCATTCTACCAGCTCGTAGTGCTGACTCTGCATGGGCAAACTGCATCCATCGTTACCCAATGGATGTCGCAAAACAAGCCTCTGTCACTAAGGGTGCCCTGACAAAAAGTTAA